ATAATGGAATATCGCTTAAACTACGCAACCAATCAGCTTATTCAGACAAATAAACCCATTGCTGAAATTGCTTTTGATAGTGGTTTTTCTGATGTTTCACATTTTTATAGATCATTTAAAAAGAAAACAGGAATAAGCCCGTTGAGTTATCGCAAAACATTTGTTGGTGAGCTAAATACAGAAGAAAGAATTACTTGACTTCGTATATTTGCAGGCCATAGGGTGGAAGGGAAAGTCTCTTTTTTTTCGCCGTTATTGTTGTATTTTCAGGACTCTCAAATATACCGCGGAGATTTTGACCGCGCATGCTGGAACTATCAAGTGTGCATTTTTGATTACTACTGGATAGGTTCACGGCAACGAGTACCGTTTGCTCCATAGACGAACGTAAAAATGTTAACACCTCCTTATTATCGTTTGATACACCAATGTAATCACCATTAGTTAGTGCATGATTGTCTTTCCGTAAATTTAGTAAGGTCTGATAGAAACGCCAAATGGATAGGCTATCATTTTCTTGTTCCTCTAATGATATACCGTCATGAGGTTTTAGCTTAGATTCATCCCACCAAGGTCCACTGTCTTTGTACCAAATAGCCATTCCTTCACCTGCATTACCCGCATACCATTCGAAAGCTTCACGGGAAGGAATCTCATTAGCATCTGTAATGACCTTTCCATATTTTCCAAATTCGGCATTCCCCAACATGCCAATCTCTTGTCCGTAATAAATAGAGGGGATCCCACCGATGAGCGTATTGATCGCCGCGCCCACTTTCAATTTTCCTGGATCACGATCAACAACTATTGCAAAACGAGGTATGTCATGGTTTTCTATAAACATGATCTGTGCCTTGTTCCTCGGGGTGTTGCCGAAAGTTGTGTCGGCAAAAGCCTCGATTTTAGCTTTATCCAAAGTTCTGGTGGCTTGTTGCACCCTGAAAGCAAATACAGCGTCTACGCCAGCTCTTTCCAAATAGTCAAAACCGTATGACAACCAGTCGGCCTGCTCGGCCATAATCCGAAGGTTTGGATTTACCGCTTTCAGTTCGGTTATCAACGGGACCCAAAAGGTTTCAAAAAGATTGGTTAATATACCTTTGTTGTCGAGATCGTCCATCATATGGTCTAACCTAAAGCCATCTACACCATCATCGAAATTACCGTCACCGTTAGGATCCAACCAATACTTAAATAGTTTTATATTGTAATCTTTAACCGCTTCTGCCTTAAGGTTGACGGTGGTGATTTTTCGCACAGTGCCGTCATAGCCCAATAACTCCGTAAGGTTGAATACGATAGACTCGGGCTTGGTTTGCGCAGAATCATTGTAAATAATATAATCACTGTATTCAGAAGCGGGGTTACTATAAGAATCGCGCCACCAGAGGTGATCTTCGGTTATGT
This Olivibacter sp. SDN3 DNA region includes the following protein-coding sequences:
- a CDS encoding alpha-amylase family glycosyl hydrolase — encoded protein: MVQLKNLCLCFFYCLLFLVGCKSIPKRDKIHNEVIYHVFQRSFYDSNGDQHGDLNGIRLKLDYLQNLGVTSILLTPLYESVYYHNYYATDFEKIDPQYGTEEDYIALVKAIHERGMKIYMDMETQYITEDHLWWRDSYSNPASEYSDYIIYNDSAQTKPESIVFNLTELLGYDGTVRKITTVNLKAEAVKDYNIKLFKYWLDPNGDGNFDDGVDGFRLDHMMDDLDNKGILTNLFETFWVPLITELKAVNPNLRIMAEQADWLSYGFDYLERAGVDAVFAFRVQQATRTLDKAKIEAFADTTFGNTPRNKAQIMFIENHDIPRFAIVVDRDPGKLKVGAAINTLIGGIPSIYYGQEIGMLGNAEFGKYGKVITDANEIPSREAFEWYAGNAGEGMAIWYKDSGPWWDESKLKPHDGISLEEQENDSLSIWRFYQTLLNLRKDNHALTNGDYIGVSNDNKEVLTFLRSSMEQTVLVAVNLSSSNQKCTLDSSSMRGQNLRGIFESPENTTITAKKKRLSLPPYGLQIYEVK